Proteins from a genomic interval of Bradyrhizobium sp. CCGB01:
- a CDS encoding transposase: protein MGAYLGLTPRRYQSGEIDRVGWITQVGDGAHRPV from the coding sequence GTGGGCGCTTATCTCGGGTTGACGCCCCGGCGATACCAATCTGGCGAGATTGATCGCGTAGGATGGATCACACAAGTCGGAGATGGAGCGCACCGCCCTGTTTGA
- a CDS encoding integrase arm-type DNA-binding domain-containing protein, translating to MQKGEKDLKAEETTSYLRLSDSVVRAAVLPPGKSQHYLHDTEQPGLAIRMRATGGRTWVFLFTSPGARGTQRKTLGAWPKFNEKAARKAATVVAAEVVIGVDPNEAKREAKRQQLAEKQCTTLVALIIDGGPYEASLMERQVVNWKPAMSALRRGLKDHFGLAVAELTRRQIMSAVDKIAKSGKRGAAKDLRKHTHTFLEWCVGEGYVEHNVLAGYRAPKETRAQRVGRRTKGRALIDEEIIKFWHASGKLGAFGLLARLCLLGGPRRSEPTMIEWRKHIMEDRITFEEAWTKMGLHHDVPRTHLVDEVLAASKHFQRATSDYVFPSPKTGGQMSGFTKMVNRLVKEAGVANFTMHDLRRSLRTIMSRCGYDNEIQRLCVGQKPRGIDQVYNHDEQWIIRKMAFEAAHDYIAELVGAKRVGKVARLQRTNPLDPIKAELLGRLREHYAAGSA from the coding sequence ATGCAAAAGGGCGAAAAAGATCTCAAAGCTGAAGAGACGACGAGCTACCTGAGGCTCAGCGACTCGGTGGTTCGTGCGGCCGTGCTGCCGCCGGGCAAGTCGCAGCACTATCTGCACGACACAGAACAGCCAGGACTTGCCATCAGGATGCGCGCGACTGGTGGGCGGACCTGGGTCTTCCTGTTTACCAGTCCTGGGGCGAGAGGCACCCAGCGCAAGACGTTGGGCGCATGGCCTAAATTCAACGAGAAGGCAGCGCGTAAGGCCGCCACCGTCGTCGCCGCTGAGGTGGTCATTGGGGTCGATCCGAACGAGGCCAAACGAGAGGCGAAGCGGCAACAGTTGGCCGAGAAGCAATGTACCACGTTGGTCGCCCTGATCATTGATGGGGGGCCTTACGAGGCGTCTCTGATGGAACGGCAAGTCGTCAACTGGAAACCGGCAATGTCCGCGCTGCGACGCGGTCTTAAGGATCATTTCGGTCTGGCCGTCGCCGAGCTGACACGACGGCAAATCATGTCGGCGGTGGACAAGATTGCTAAGTCCGGCAAGCGCGGTGCAGCTAAGGACCTCCGCAAGCACACCCACACCTTCCTTGAATGGTGCGTCGGTGAAGGTTACGTCGAGCACAATGTGCTTGCTGGCTATCGCGCGCCCAAGGAAACCCGTGCGCAGAGGGTCGGGCGCCGAACGAAGGGGCGCGCGCTGATCGATGAGGAGATCATCAAGTTCTGGCACGCATCCGGCAAGCTCGGGGCTTTTGGGCTATTGGCACGCTTGTGCCTGCTTGGTGGCCCGCGCCGCAGCGAGCCAACCATGATCGAGTGGCGAAAGCACATCATGGAGGACCGCATCACCTTCGAGGAGGCATGGACGAAGATGGGCCTACACCACGACGTGCCGCGCACTCACCTTGTCGACGAGGTGCTCGCGGCCTCAAAGCATTTCCAGCGCGCGACGTCGGATTATGTCTTCCCCTCACCGAAGACTGGCGGCCAGATGTCGGGCTTCACCAAGATGGTCAACCGCCTGGTCAAGGAAGCGGGTGTCGCTAACTTCACCATGCATGACTTAAGGCGCAGCTTGCGAACCATCATGTCCCGCTGCGGATACGACAATGAAATCCAACGGCTGTGTGTCGGGCAGAAACCCCGCGGAATCGATCAGGTCTACAATCACGACGAACAGTGGATCATACGCAAGATGGCGTTCGAAGCGGCCCACGACTATATCGCGGAATTGGTCGGCGCGAAACGGGTCGGTAAGGTCGCGCGCCTGCAAAGGACGAATCCACTAGACCCCATCAAAGCCGAGCTTCTCGGCCGTCTCCGGGAGCATTATGCGGCTGGAAGCGCTTAG